Proteins encoded together in one Desulfovibrio sp. UCD-KL4C window:
- a CDS encoding 4Fe-4S dicluster domain-containing protein: MSGQVENKIREAGVVGAGGAGLPTHVKANASVDTVLVNGASCEPLLMSDPHLLEAEIDTVIRGLEALLDCTGATKGIICLKGKHKKAMDSVREAVERDKSGRLEYFELRDFYPAGDEHVLVKEVLGRTVPERGIPLQVGAVVSNVESILNVAYAMDGTPVTHRYLTVTGEIKNPMVLKVPVGTLVSDVLAYAGGATISDFKVVDGGPMMGRVLSDVSRPVTKTTSGLIVLPPDHTVVAGKVMDPERIRRITNTVCCQCSRCTDLCPRNLLGHSLHPHKLMRVLHSQILETEIAREALLCSECGVCEKFACPMMVSPREVNAQIKKVLMQAGVRWESSDKPLESNPFRDSRAVPTARLIQRLNVAKYDTHPAFVGEMSSSMVTIPLGQHIGAPATCVVSVGDRLHKGDLIGEIPEGAMGARVHASIDGVVESIADGKITIKDA; encoded by the coding sequence ATGAGCGGACAAGTTGAGAATAAGATAAGGGAAGCAGGTGTGGTTGGAGCCGGAGGAGCCGGACTGCCCACACATGTAAAGGCAAATGCCAGTGTGGATACTGTGCTGGTAAACGGAGCGTCATGTGAACCTCTGCTCATGAGTGATCCGCATCTTTTAGAAGCTGAAATTGATACCGTTATCCGAGGTCTGGAAGCCCTTCTTGACTGTACAGGAGCCACCAAGGGGATCATCTGCCTGAAAGGCAAACACAAGAAGGCTATGGATTCCGTCCGCGAAGCAGTCGAACGGGATAAAAGCGGTAGGCTTGAATATTTTGAACTGCGTGATTTTTATCCGGCCGGTGACGAGCATGTGCTTGTTAAAGAAGTTTTAGGTAGAACTGTGCCTGAACGCGGTATTCCCCTTCAGGTGGGAGCTGTAGTCAGCAATGTGGAATCTATTTTAAATGTGGCTTATGCTATGGACGGAACTCCCGTAACACATCGCTATCTGACAGTTACTGGTGAGATTAAAAATCCTATGGTGCTGAAAGTTCCAGTAGGAACCTTGGTCTCCGACGTACTTGCTTATGCCGGCGGCGCAACAATTTCCGATTTTAAAGTTGTTGACGGCGGACCTATGATGGGTCGTGTACTTTCAGACGTTTCACGCCCGGTTACCAAAACTACCAGCGGTCTTATTGTACTGCCTCCTGACCATACTGTAGTTGCCGGTAAAGTTATGGATCCCGAAAGGATTCGTAGAATCACCAATACCGTCTGTTGTCAGTGTTCACGGTGCACAGATCTTTGCCCAAGAAATTTATTAGGTCATTCTCTTCATCCTCATAAGTTAATGAGAGTTCTTCATTCTCAGATACTTGAAACTGAAATAGCCCGTGAGGCTTTGCTTTGTTCAGAGTGCGGTGTCTGTGAGAAGTTTGCTTGCCCAATGATGGTTTCTCCTAGAGAAGTTAACGCTCAGATCAAAAAAGTTCTAATGCAGGCTGGAGTACGCTGGGAAAGCTCAGACAAACCGCTTGAAAGCAATCCGTTCAGAGACAGCAGAGCCGTCCCGACCGCGCGACTTATTCAGCGACTTAATGTAGCAAAGTATGACACTCATCCGGCTTTTGTTGGAGAAATGTCTTCTTCCATGGTGACAATTCCTCTTGGTCAGCATATCGGAGCTCCTGCAACCTGCGTAGTTTCCGTAGGTGACAGACTGCACAAAGGCGACCTTATCGGCGAAATTCCTGAAGGTGCTATGGGTGCAAGAGTTCATGCCAGCATTGATGGTGTGGTTGAATCCATTGCTGACGGAAAGATAACTATCAAGGATGCTTAA
- a CDS encoding BMC domain-containing protein, which yields MDLRTIGCVELNSIAVGMHAADEMLKAASVELVMARPTCPGRYIVVVTGDTGAVQSSVQVGCEIGADMVVDSFTIPSVHKDVIPALSGTSSLVKVDALGVIETCTAASCILAADAAAKAGQVHLIEIRMASGLAGKAYVVMTGDVGSVQASVDAGVYGVGDGGPVLSHVVIPSPSEAIKAQLF from the coding sequence ATGGATTTACGTACAATAGGTTGTGTAGAACTTAATAGTATTGCTGTAGGTATGCACGCTGCAGATGAGATGCTCAAAGCTGCAAGTGTTGAACTGGTAATGGCCCGCCCGACATGCCCAGGTAGATATATAGTAGTAGTTACCGGAGATACCGGAGCTGTTCAGAGTTCTGTTCAGGTCGGATGTGAAATCGGTGCGGATATGGTAGTTGATTCGTTCACTATCCCAAGTGTTCATAAAGATGTTATCCCGGCTCTCAGCGGAACATCTTCGCTCGTTAAAGTTGATGCTTTGGGCGTAATTGAAACTTGTACTGCTGCTTCATGTATCCTTGCCGCTGATGCTGCAGCCAAAGCCGGACAGGTCCATCTTATTGAAATCCGTATGGCATCTGGACTTGCAGGTAAAGCATATGTCGTTATGACAGGTGATGTAGGATCTGTTCAAGCATCAGTTGATGCCGGAGTTTACGGTGTCGGTGATGGTGGTCCTGTTCTCAGCCATGTCGTAATTCCTTCACCAAGTGAAGCTATTAAGGCTCAGCTTTTTTAA